A genomic segment from Phragmites australis chromosome 6, lpPhrAust1.1, whole genome shotgun sequence encodes:
- the LOC133922998 gene encoding uncharacterized protein LOC133922998: MPRPGLARGETAQEPAAQRVGVEESSAPGRKGALVRRNAFDVKREIFAVGEMPALARRLLRKRLGSELDAVRDILRKVEILFPDAGETRMAVPTDKDGWFMAAEPRPEAPMEDDGSRAAKRRNVSPFAEQAEEKPRMTSDQRRRLAGRLASLAAVLPDHVVAFLQNQRGGDADPHGYGGEIEVAVHCLKDAALSKLKELLDKFVPESTPKNHERAAMDGSGVSCLSQHQDAVEKIAPVEEDEGEDVYLCGGVSPKALRDIAEEYDELVDGIGVQPLSPLARKYVDLNEQDAYVDICGEGSPVVLLAKAGETRSSPRSRSSDSDASSSDSDASSSDSDSSSSSDSDSDESVSSPPPLPVLHKEDDTPAQILASAPGVVQIAEAEELQEQCFAPALTARLITSSPPAPAALPKENVTSPQPPEPVRDAEYSNRTSLPHRSSWEQENLQDLSAAPAPASAARLITTSPPALAALPKENNNSPQPPEPVRDAEYSAKQEKLQDLSAAPGPMASLITSSLPTAAALHKENDTSAQPPEPAPETVQIADPEEPQDQIAEPEPAAGPITDLIAKAQEAIERRRRQERERARKKARQELLEVERAALPNERIHPLIMEALGIAAFEHIVSTVEDANTARARVNSGELRVAPDCPSILQQLGLFLKADVGGEEREQLLGSAPGPEDMDVEEGEIR, from the coding sequence ATGCCGCGACCGGGGCTTGCGCGCGGCGAGACAGCGCAAGAGCCGGCCGCCCAGCGCGTTGGCGTCGAAGAATCCTCCGCGCCCGGGAGGAAGGGCGCCCTGGTGAGGCGCAACGCGTTCGACGTCAAAAGGGAGATCTTTGCGGTCGGCGAGATGCCCGCCCTGGCGCGGCGGCTCCTCCGGAAACGGTTGGGGTCGGAGCTCGACGCCGTCCGCGATATCCTCAGGAAGGTGGAGATCTTGTTCCCTGATGCTGGAGAAACCCGCATGGCTGTCCCCACCGACAAGGACGGCTGGTTCATGGCCGCCGAACCACGCCCGGAGGCGCCGATGGAGGATGATGGCAGCAGGGCGGCGAAGAGGAGAAATGTGTCTCCTTTCGCAGAGCAGGCAGAGGAGAAGCCGCGGATGACGTCGGATCAGAGGAGGCGGCTGGCCGGTCGCCTGGCCTCGCTGGCGGCGGTGTTACCGGATCACGTCGTCGCGTTCCTGCAGAACCAGCGTGGTGGAGATGCCGATCCCCATGGCTACGGTGGCGAGATCGAGGTCGCCGTGCACTGCTTGAAGGACGCGGCCCTGTCCAAGCTGAAGGAGCTGCTGGACAAATTCGTGCCGGAGAGCACGCCCAAGAATCACGAACGCGCAGCCATGGATGGCTCCGGCGTTAGCTGCCTGTCCCAGCATCAAGACGCGGTAGAAAAGATCGCCCCGGTGGAAGAGGACGAGGGGGAGGATGTCTACCTCTGTGGCGGCGTCTCCCCCAAAGCGCTCCGGGACATCGCTGAGGAGTACGACGAGCTCGTGGATGGCATCGGAGTTCAGCCCCTGTCTCCGCTCGCGCGCAAGTACGTCGATCTCAACGAGCAAGACGCGTACGTTGACATCTGCGGTGAAGGCTCCCCAGTCGTGTTGCTTGCAAAGGCCGGCGAGACCAGAAGCAGCCCAAGATCAAGAAGCAGTGACTCCGATGCATCATCGAGTGATTCCGATGCGTCCTCTAGTGATTCCGACTCGAGCAGCAGCTCGGACAGCGACTCAGACGAGAGTGTCAGCAGCCCACCTCCGCTGCCGGTTCTTCACAAGGAGGACGACACCCCTGCGCAGATACTGGCGTCGGCGCCAGGGGTGGTGCAGATTGCTGAGGCAGAGGAGCTCCAGGAACAATGCTTCGCGCCCGCGCTGACGGCGCGCCTGATCACCAGCAGCCCACCTGCACCGGCAGCTCTTCCCAAGGAGAATGTCACCTCTCCGCAGCCACCGGAGCCGGTGCGGGATGCGGAGTACAGCAACAGAACTTCCCTTCCACATAGATCGTCGTGGGAGCAAGAGAACCTCCAGGACCTGagcgccgcgcccgcgcccgcttCGGCAGCGCGCTTGATCACCACCAGCCCACCTGCACTGGCGGCTCTTCCCAAAGAGAATAACAACTCTCCGCAGCCACCGGAGCCGGTGCGTGATGCGGAGTACAGCGCTAAGCAAGAGAAGCTTCAGGACCTGAGCGCCGCGCCCGGCCCGATGGCGAGCTTGATCACCAGCAGCCTACCTACAGCCGCTGCTCTTCACAAGGAGAACGACACCTCTGCGCAGCCACCGGAGCCAGCCCCTGAGACAGTGCAGATTGCAGATCCAGAGGAGCCCCAGGACCAGATCGCCGAGCCCGAGCCGGCGGCTGGCCCGATCACCGACCTGATTGCCAAGGCGCAGGAGGCGatagagcggcggcggcggcaggagagGGAGCGCGCGAGGAAGAAAGCCCGCCAGGAGCTGCTCGAGGTGGAGCGGGCGGCGTTGCCCAACGAGCGCATACACCCGCTGATCATGGAGGCGCTCGGCATCGCCGCGTTCGAGCACATCGTGAGCACCGTCGAGGACGCAAACACGGCGCGGGCCCGGGTGAACAGCGGCGAACTCCGCGTCGCACCCGACTGCCCCAGCATCCTGCAGCAGTTGGGGCTCTTCCTGAAGGCAGACGTCGGCGGCGAGGAGCGAGAGCAGCTCCTGGGCTCCGCTCCTGGCCCCGAAGACATGGATGTGGAGGAAGGGGAGATTCGATAG